From Watersipora subatra chromosome 8, tzWatSuba1.1, whole genome shotgun sequence, a single genomic window includes:
- the LOC137402745 gene encoding piggyBac transposable element-derived protein 4-like translates to MTKRLFNQSDIEEYLSSGEEGENIDSDEEQEYTQESESPESESEDEDEPVPQPALNPLDPNNHNFVRNSGLDSTIIPFTSQPGVKVRNIQGLTPFGYVKLFLTTAIIQTIVTETNRFGVSKHRDALVIIMGINKKPKTRSFRSTNPMHHMPIFGNTLSHNRFLRILSCLHFVDNETADANSPRLFKLGSIYNSIVFWFKAVYTPLINLSIDETLSHWHSRVSFRQYIPSKRARYGIKAYVLSESESGYVYNHHVYTGQEQNNAIANELSFTENIVF, encoded by the coding sequence ATGACTAAACGATTATTCAACCAAAGTGATATAGAAGAGTATCTATCTAGTGGAGAGGAGGGGGAGAATATAGACAGTGATGAAGAGCAAGAGTATACCCAGGAATCTGAGTCTCCTGAAAGTGAATCTGAAGATGAAGACGAACCTGTGCCCCAGCCTGCACTGAATCCTTTAGATCCTAATAACCACAACTTCGTAAGAAATTCAGGTTTAGACTCGACTATTATTCCCTTTACAAGCCAGCCAGGAGTCAAGGTGAGAAACATTCAAGGACTTACACCATTTGGTTACGTAAAACTCTTTCTGACCACAGCTATTATTCAAACAATTGTGACGGAAACCAACAGGTTTGGGGTCAGTAAACATAGAGATGCATTGGTAATTATCATGGGAATCAATAAAAAACCAAAGACCAGAAGCTTTCGGTCTACCAATCCGATGCACCATATGCCAATATTTGGTAACACATTGAGTCACAACCGGTTTTTGCGGATTCTTTCCTGTCTCCATTTCGTTGACAATGAAACCGCAGACGCTAACTCCCCAAGGCTGTTCAAGCTCGGGAGTATTTATAATTCAATAGTATTTTGGTTCAAAGCGGTATATACACCACTAATCAACCTCTCGATAGATGAAACTCTGAGTCATTGGCACAGCAGAGTTTCCTTCAGACAATATATTCCTAGCAAGCGAGCTCGCTATGGAATCAAGGCCTATGTTCTCTCAGAATCTGAATCAGGATATGTATACAATCATCATGTATATACTGGACAGGAACAAAATAATGCAATTGCTAACGAACTATCATTCACTGAGAATATTGTGTTTTGA